In Lycium barbarum isolate Lr01 chromosome 9, ASM1917538v2, whole genome shotgun sequence, the DNA window TGCTTCTATTTCCACTTTGCTTCACCACCAATCTACTGCCCCGATCTCCTCTTGCCTGCTTGTTAATATAGTATCCTTTTTTCACCTTCCCAATTGCATTACACTGGTGATGGATGCAAGATGATGCCTACCATCCATCATGCATAAAGCAGACAATTAATAAACATATTTTTCCTCACACCAGATTGAATCCTCACTGGACGTGTTTTTCACCATTTAACTTAGATATAAACATGATACGAGATTTTTGTTGTCATGATCTTATTCATTGGGTATCTCCATGGCCATTGCATCTCTGTCTTATTCAACAGAAATGTCTACTCTAGCCAAGACAAGTCCAACAGGTTCAGTTTGGCCACTTGGTTTCAAAAAACAACTGAAGGTTCCTTTTTCCTCAGAGATCGCACGCTCTAGAAGGGTGCCAACAAGATGGTCCTTTAGGCGCTTTCAGTTAAATTGTGTGAACTGCCTCATCTTAAAGTTAAAGCCATACTTAGAGAGGGATACTTTTATTACAGCTTAACACTTCCCTCCTGAAATGATTTCCTCAACTTCATCTAATTATGGTAAAATTCAGTACCTTAGTAATACCACGATCTAGAGCTGTCTTGATGTGTTATATGAACTTAAAATGCAAATTTCCTCCCAAAGGTTAAAAAGAAAAGTTAGTTAATTAACAAAAGCAACAAGACACCTAAAGCACAACCGCACAAAACTGTAACAGTAGCGTTCCGAAAGCTTTAGCACACTCATAATATGGAGTTTGTTAGTAGAACTTGCCCAATTTCTTGCCAGCTACAGTCTTACATGCTTGATCTGAATCAGTTGTGACAGTTGCAGCGTTCTTGATTTAGTGCTTAGTACAGTTATACATGTGAATATATGTAGAAATGCATAAGCATATAAATGGGCTTCAATTTATACATATCTCTTTTTGGTAAGTATAAATATGCATGTAAATTATGTGCAAAAGCATAAGCTTATTTACGGGGCTCATAGGAACCGATTATTAGTGAAAGAGCCGAAGAAAGTTCAAATAAAAGGAGAGCTGCTTCAAAATTATAGAGTCTAGCTCTTGATTTGTGACTAAGAAGTATTCAGGAACTAGCGAATTCACTTGAGAATATAAATATTAACATCTGACTTTGGCAACCATAAACTCAAGTGAAAGTATACATAGCTAAAGGCCATAGAACATTCATACATTAATGCACATACCTTCCATGTAGAACATCTATATCATCTTCGTCTGAATTTGGCCAAATATCCAATTCAATTACTCTGACACCTCTCTGCAGAGCTTGTATTATGGGGACATCACTGCAATCACTACTCAGTTGATTCCCAGTTAGATATGAATTATGGCCTGTGTATATGTAGTAATGAGACAAAGGTGCAGTCATATCATGGTGAATCTGCAATCCAAAAAGATCATTAGTTTATTTATTAAGAAGAAGAGTACATCTGATATAGTACTACTAGTTTATCAAGATTGACGTTGAATATACATGAACTTCTGAAATACTACTCCGCCATATTCATATGATAGTGTTTAGCTGTATTAAGAGTTTATATTAATTTAGATTACATATTAATATTAGATGAAAAAAGAACAGCAAAGTTTAAGCACGTTTGGCCATAAATTTTGgatcagattttgaaaatttatctttcaaaatattttcaagttcCAAAACTTTAAATTTTTTCCAAGTAAAGTGCATGTCCAAAACAACTTCAAGTTCCAAAAATCGCAActtcaaaaactcaaattttcaagTTATAAGTTTCAACTTCAAAATCTATGTTCACACGGGAAAATTTGAACATTATCATAAACTTGAattctagaaagttatgaaagtggtaacgaaaaaagaaaaaaaaatagaaaaaaggcAGCCTGATGCACTAAGCTCCTTGCTGTGCGCGGGTTCGGGAAAGGGCCGAACCACAAGTTCTATTGTACACAGGGTTTAAATCGGAAAGAGTGGTATATAAATTGAGACATTTTTGCCTTATATAATCAtttccttaatgaaatgatttctagccaTAAAAATTTGTTTGACTCATTGCAGATCACAAGATTTAAAATTCTTGTTTACTTTTAAAACTCGTCAAACAGCCTCATATAAATTGGGTTGGAGAGACTAGAATATTTGTAAAGAAAACTCACTTTAACTCTGATTTTGGTGGAAAACACTTGCCAAATCTCAACGGATTACCAAAACACACACTAAAAGGACATCTACTAATATTCTTGAGGATAATAAAAATTAGTACCCCGAGTTTAGGATCAAGAGGAGGATTAAGATGAGAAAAGAGATACTTGAAGAAAGCATCAAGCTGGAAGGCTGTTTGATTATTAATAATGGCCTGAGCATCCTCTAAGCTCGCATTTTTATCCATCTGAACCTCAACCATAAAACGATGAAGCTTATCAACGCTCATTACTCCGTCATCGCCGGAATAACGATTGAATATGTTCTTAATATCCACCGGAGCTTCAGCGGCGTTCATGGTGAACTGCCGACGGAAAAAGAAACCCACTTTGTACGTCTGTTTAGACATTGTTGCCAAAACGGTAAATGAATTCTAGATTTTCTATGTAAATAGTTTTTGTTTAAGGATCCGATCGTCGTGCAACCTATTTTTTAACAAACTTGTCGTTATGCGTTGAGTATTTTTATATAGGAAACTACTAATTGTTTAATAGTAGGGGGAGTGGGAAGTTGAAAAAAGAAATGAATCGGGTAGAATGGAATCATTCAAAGTGCATCCACGTAAGAGGGCCAATAAAGTAAAGGTGACCATTCAATATTTTAACGCACACACACTTTGTATTTATTGTTGAATAAGTTTCAAATGCTCCTAATTTTCGGTCGGCTAGAAGCCTAGTGTTCTGTATTGGTCGGCATATGATATTAAGTTCTCCATTTACTGATCGAGACATTTTCAATattgaattttattttatttccctCCTTCATTTTTTGGGCGAAAGTCCCATGTGAAACCTGCGGTATAAGTACACACCTAACATATGATAAAAGTCAAATATGGAATAATGTAAAACAATCAAGTTTACTACGAGGACCGTGTGCTAATTTTTTCCACATTTCTCTCATTAAATTTAAAAACTTATACTAGCAAGAATGAATGTCAAATGGTTTATCTAAAATCTTTGGTCCTCTACAAAAGAATTTTCTCAAGCACTCTCATCCgcaattttcccttttttttttgatagTTTGGCTTCTTTTGAACGTTGAATATGCCAGTGAATAAAACAATCCTCTTGAGATAAAGAAAACGAAAGAAAAGTAGCTATGTATTTTCTGCCTCATTTTGATACCTGAATATGTCTCAATGTTAACAAGAGTACAAAACAAATGTCACAAACTCACAATCCTATAACTTCATCCCAGAAGCTTAGTTTCCCTTCCTTCTAATAATACATCATTGTCACTCCACCGTGCAAAAGCTGGACATGCAGCAAATTACATGAAGGATGTAAAATACAATCAAAATCAAGCATGTGTGTACAAGAGAAAGTCCTAAGAGAAAGGGCAGTTCGATGCACAAAGCATTCCTCATTAAAAGCATCCTTAAAGGGTGTGATGTAGACAACCTAACTTAATGCAAGCATTACTGGCTGCTTCCACGGCTACCAAGGAAAAAATAGGAACAAAACTTTTGCTGTTCACACAAATTGAAATCGCATAAGAAGCCTGACAGATTTCATCTTTTGACCCTTCTTATCATAGAGAGGGACTGATCGGATGCCTGTTCTCAACTCTGAGACAGGCAAACATGTCTGCCCACCAAAATCATCCTTCTCCGACATGTCATATTCTCGTACTTCAATCCGAAGCAAAGCCATCTCTGGCACTGTCAAAGGGAATTTAAACTCTTCATCCCACATGGGACACCAGTCATCCTCAAGTATCCTTGTCTTTTTCTTATGAGCATCTGCAGGCACTCCAACTATATATAGCTGCCACACAAGGATCAACAAAGTTGTAATAAATTCCTGCACCCGTCTTGGGTATAAAGCAGAACAGGAAGATCATGCAAATATGTAAAGCTAAAAGGCGATGATCAAAATAATACACCAGAAAAGGATCATATCAACTTATGAGCTCAGGATCAATTTTAAAAGTGAGCATTTCTTTAATGAGCATATATATTGCTCAGGTACAACAGGAATACTTGAATGAAAACGATGGTGACTATTATAGGTGAAAGGAAAAAATTCTCCGTATGTTAAGGATGCACTTTGGCGACCAAATCTTAAGTTGGTATCATCTTATTTACTTGAATATTATGcagatttcttcttcttttccagTAAAAATAGTATAGCAAAGTATTATTTACCAGGTGCTAGATAGCTTGATATGTTAATGTACtgagttataaaaaaaataaaaaaaaagattaacAAGTCAATGTACTATTCATGAAGGCTACAACACCATTTATTTCCATATGACTTCTACAAACGCAAGGGAAAGATCAGATTAGATGTAATCAAGATCTAGCTTCTCAAAGCATGGTGTGACAACCAAGGATTGTGTTAATTCAGGTAAGCAAATGAGTCATGGAAGAGGAAAGCATCACCGTCACTAACCTTGGTGTAGAAGTCTGGTGGTGAATAGGCATCAAAGTGTGTATGGCTGAAATCCAAGCGCCATCCATCTCCCATATATACTCTGACCTGCAGAAAAATTAACAAAGGAATTACACTTCTTCAGCAATACCATCATATTAATTATATTGAAATTTTCTAAGTTCTCCACATCAAAACACATTTTGCTTACCTGTAACGTCTTCTTCACTGGCAATTTTACTTTCGGATCAAACACCTCATCGTGTGGGCCTTTATCCATGAGAAAACGAGGCTTTTTCACATAGCCGCAGCTTCCATTAGACCTAAACATCCCGTGCATCATCCAAAGTGACTTCCCATATCCCTATTTTATACAGTTAATATATCAGTTAGACAGCAAATAACAGAACCAAAATGATTAAAAAGATATAATTAGGAGAAAGAATAGTCCAATTATCTATTAAATCATATTCACTGGCACACATGTAAAGAAAGACAAATTTCTACGAGCCACAAAGATATGGAGAAGTAATCAAAATGATCAATGTAAGGCATGCATGCCCTCAATGTAACGTTTAACAGGCTGCAAAGCTGGTACAGTATCTTAGCTGCAAGTCTGCATTTTGGTTGATATACATCAGCCTGCACAAGAACTTCTGACAAACAACACATACTAGTTGTGATGTTAGTGCACATAGCAACATGCCATATTCTTGGATATTTGCATATATCCTCACAACATTTTACTGACATACATCTTAGCTTTACCGCCTAGGGAAAATTTTGGGTAAGTTTGTTTACCAAGTTGCTGGACATAACCCTCGAAtgaggtttttttttcttttttcggttGAGTTTTTCTTACTTTTACAAAAAGAATCAAAAGGTTAAAAATAAGAAGGTAATTGCCGCgcgcgcggggggggggggggggggggggggggatgataAGGTGAGTTGGCAGTAGAGGAGAAAGCGAGATACGAATAaagaatattaaaaataaaatgtcATGGACCAAAAGTAAGTTGATTTAAGTCTTACAAGGTCAAACTTTAAGGTTATTATCATTGAACCCACTAcatttttaaagttatgggttcatatctactatttgttGCAATTTTCATAGATTTTTAAACATAAATTTATGCTATGCATCGAAAATACTGGCTTCAAATGAACCCCTTGCCAATACTCTACATGCACCAGCATTCAGAAGTTGAAACTAACCTGCATGTTAAATGCTACCATCTGAGCTCCATGCATCCAGCCAGTCATTGGCTTGAAATTTGAGGAGGTTACTCTTGTTCCCTTAGGGTACACCCTTAGGATATTCTTTTGGGTGAACCTAGCaaatgaaagaagaaagaaaactcAATCAAGAACACCCGAACATCAATCGTTCAATCTTATATGGCACAAAATTATTGTGGAGTACCTAACCAAATCTGTTCCATAATTTTCTGCAGCTCTTTCAAGTTCTTGTTCACTCAAACTAAGTCGAGTGACTTTATTACTTCCCTCTCTTAGTGCACGTTTCAAACCATGTTTTGCCTTCCCAGCGTGAACTGCTATGAGACTCTTGTACTTGGGTGCTCCTGGTTGCGATGATTGCTGATCGTTGGAGGTATCAccatcttcatcatcttgatcgcTATCACTCTACATAGAAGCAAATCAGCATCGCACAATAAGAAAATGAAGAGACTGTTTAGTTAACGTCGTTTTACCCTTTCATCAGTGTCATGATCCTCGGCGCCAATTTCTGATTTCTCCTTCTCTCGAAATGAATCTTTTCCCACTAGAGATATGTCTCTCTGATGCTTTGACTCAAGGTACTCTTTGGGTGGCTTTGTAGAGAGAATAATCCGATTCCTAAGCCCTTCAGGTGAAGGAAATTCCTCTAAGCACTCTGATTGAGGATAATATAGCATTCCTCCAAATATTTGGATAACCATCTAGAGGAATGCGGAAAGGAGTTAAAACTAGATTAAGAAGAAACATATAGCTGTTATCCACCAAGGGATATGAATCCTAACCTCTGCAACTTTAGCTTGGAGATCTGGTGTCAGGTGGTCTTCCAACGTGATTACGACAGGGTAAGGTGATTTAACAAAAGCGTGGTCTCTAATGGCCTTTAAGCATTTAAGAAGTGGAACTGGTGTGGTCAGGGTCCTGCAAATTATTAGAATTGGAAAAAGTTAATGGACCTGTAAAATTTCAGAACTTCAGATATTGGACATCAGAAAGGATAAAGGCATCAAATAAATGCTAAGTTACTTTGAACAGTACGTGCGATAGTATACTTATTCTTCCTCTTCTAACCACTTATATGGTAGAATAACAATAATCTATTCACTAAAGGAAACAACTGATAGAATGGATTTACTGAATAAGAAATGCAACTTCAGATTGATACCTGAAGAAATGCTTCCCCTTCCCATTGTATGTTGATTGTTATCATGTTAAACATTAATAAATCTCACTACAGATATACCCTATAAAGCTATATACTGTAATTGAAACATATGAAGGACCTTTAGAAGATTTACCTTTACCAACCTCTCTTAATCAATATAAAAAGGTTTAATCACAATTACACTATGAATCAAGCAGCATAAAGGTACCTTCCATGAAGAACATGAATATTATCTTTCCCTGAGCTAGGCCACAAGTCCAATTCTATTCCCCGGACACCTCTTTCCAGAGCCTTAACGATAGGAATTTCACTACAGTCGCTGCTCAGTTGATTTCCAGTTAGGTAGGAGTTGTGACCTGTAAAGATGAAATAATGTTGCAATGGAGCACTCATATCATGGTGTACCTGGAATGACAAATTGTCAAAACAAATCTAATGCTAATGTTAAAGTCATTTTCTGCACAAAGTACACTTAAATATATCACATAAAAAAAACCTTTGAACAATACATTAATTATAGCGTAACATTAAATATAAAGTGAACATAAATTGAACTTTAAACATTCACATTACTTCATGAGTAAAGAGGGAGGGTATCATTAAATATCAATCTGAAATATAGCGTAACACCTAAAAGTTTAAAAGCTCAGGTCTTGCAGGAGAAT includes these proteins:
- the LOC132608899 gene encoding phosphoinositide phospholipase C 6-like gives rise to the protein MGSSYNYYRMFGCFNRKFKIREMEPPPDVRDVFFRYTGRGTHMNADQLLRYLVEVQGEEGCTVKDAEQIIQQVASRRHHLIRRLNHSLELDDFFHFLFQDDLNGPIKSQVHHDMSAPLQHYFIFTGHNSYLTGNQLSSDCSEIPIVKALERGVRGIELDLWPSSGKDNIHVLHGRTLTTPVPLLKCLKAIRDHAFVKSPYPVVITLEDHLTPDLQAKVAEMVIQIFGGMLYYPQSECLEEFPSPEGLRNRIILSTKPPKEYLESKHQRDISLVGKDSFREKEKSEIGAEDHDTDERSDSDQDDEDGDTSNDQQSSQPGAPKYKSLIAVHAGKAKHGLKRALREGSNKVTRLSLSEQELERAAENYGTDLVRFTQKNILRVYPKGTRVTSSNFKPMTGWMHGAQMVAFNMQGYGKSLWMMHGMFRSNGSCGYVKKPRFLMDKGPHDEVFDPKVKLPVKKTLQVRVYMGDGWRLDFSHTHFDAYSPPDFYTKLYIVGVPADAHKKKTRILEDDWCPMWDEEFKFPLTVPEMALLRIEVREYDMSEKDDFGGQTCLPVSELRTGIRSVPLYDKKGQKMKSVRLLMRFQFV